The Balaenoptera acutorostrata chromosome 10, mBalAcu1.1, whole genome shotgun sequence genome has a window encoding:
- the HEMK1 gene encoding MTRF1L release factor glutamine methyltransferase isoform X3 — MLRALLSGLGWRGGIWGCTFSSQQPHLPPARLLNATELVSHWTVVFKKRGIPEARESSEYIVAHVLGAKTFQSLRPGLWTQPLSPWQLQYVQELSSYRLQRMPVQYILGEWDFQGLSLKMAPPVFIPRPETEELVEWVLEEVTQGPHVVGAQGGPLILEVGCGSGAISLSLLSKLPQSRVIAVDKGEAAVCLAHENAQRLRLQDRIRIIPFDVTLEGSWAHLLPWGPVDLVVSNPPYVFHRDMEKLAPEILSYEDPLALDGGEEGMDIITHILALAPRLLKDSGIFLEVDSRHPELVGSWLQSQPDLSLHLVAVRRDFCGRPRFLHIRRCGPQHGCPVDAWPGPQPARVPG, encoded by the exons ATGCTGAGGGCCCTCCTATCtggcctggggtggaggggaggcatTTGGGGCTGCACCTTCAGCTCACAGCAACCCCATCTGCCTCCGGCTCGGTTGTTGAATGCCACAGAACTAGTCAGCCACTGGACAGTGGTCTTTAAGAAAAGGGGCATCCCTGAGGCCCGGGAATCCAGTGAGTACATCGTGGCTCATGTCCTTGGAGCCAAAACA TTTCAGAGCCTGAGGCCAGGACTTTGGACCCAGCCCCTGAGCCCTTGGCAGTTACAGTATGTCCAGGAGCTGAGTAGCTACCGATTGCAAAG GATGCCTGTGCAGTACATCCTTGGTGAGTGGGACTTTCAGGGCCTCAGTCTGAAGATGGCGCCCCCAGTGTTCATCCCTCGGCCAGAAACGGAG GAGCTGGTTGAATGGGTTCTGGAGGAGGTGACCCAAGGGCCCCATGTGGTGGGAGCTCAAGGTGGCCCCCTCATCCTGGAGGTGGGCTGTGGATCAGGAGCCATTTCCCTCAGCCTGCTGAGCAAGCTCCCACAG AGCCGAGTCATTGCTGTGGACAAGGGAGAAGCTGCCGTCTGCCTGGCCCATGAGAATGCTCAGAG GCTTCGGTTGCAAGACAGGATTCGGATCATCCCCTTCGATGTGACCTTAG AGGGGAGCTGGGCACATCTTCTACCCTGGGGCCCTGTGGACCTGGTCGTCAGCAACCCTCCCTACGTCTTCCACCGGGACATGGAGAAGCTGGCCCCTGAGATCCTCAG CTATGAAGATCCACTAGCCCTGGACGGTGGGGAGGAGGGCATGGACATCATTACCCACATCCTGGCCCTGGCACCTCGGCTCCTGAAGGACTCTGG CATCTTCTTGGAAGTGGACTCAAGACACCCAGAGCTCGTCGGCAGCTGGCTTCAGAGCCAGCCTGACCTGTCCCTCCATCTTGTGGCTGTGCGCAGGGACTTCTGTGGGAG GCCCCGGTTCCTACATATCAGGAGGTGTGGGCCACAGCATGGTTGCCCTGTGGATGCCTGGCCAGGGCCCCAACCTGCCAGAGTGCCTGGCTGA
- the HEMK1 gene encoding MTRF1L release factor glutamine methyltransferase isoform X1, whose amino-acid sequence MLRALLSGLGWRGGIWGCTFSSQQPHLPPARLLNATELVSHWTVVFKKRGIPEARESSEYIVAHVLGAKTFQSLRPGLWTQPLSPWQLQYVQELSSYRLQRMPVQYILGEWDFQGLSLKMAPPVFIPRPETEELVEWVLEEVTQGPHVVGAQGGPLILEVGCGSGAISLSLLSKLPQSRVIAVDKGEAAVCLAHENAQRLRLQDRIRIIPFDVTLEGSWAHLLPWGPVDLVVSNPPYVFHRDMEKLAPEILSYEDPLALDGGEEGMDIITHILALAPRLLKDSGSIFLEVDSRHPELVGSWLQSQPDLSLHLVAVRRDFCGRPRFLHIRRCGPQHGCPVDAWPGPQPARVPG is encoded by the exons ATGCTGAGGGCCCTCCTATCtggcctggggtggaggggaggcatTTGGGGCTGCACCTTCAGCTCACAGCAACCCCATCTGCCTCCGGCTCGGTTGTTGAATGCCACAGAACTAGTCAGCCACTGGACAGTGGTCTTTAAGAAAAGGGGCATCCCTGAGGCCCGGGAATCCAGTGAGTACATCGTGGCTCATGTCCTTGGAGCCAAAACA TTTCAGAGCCTGAGGCCAGGACTTTGGACCCAGCCCCTGAGCCCTTGGCAGTTACAGTATGTCCAGGAGCTGAGTAGCTACCGATTGCAAAG GATGCCTGTGCAGTACATCCTTGGTGAGTGGGACTTTCAGGGCCTCAGTCTGAAGATGGCGCCCCCAGTGTTCATCCCTCGGCCAGAAACGGAG GAGCTGGTTGAATGGGTTCTGGAGGAGGTGACCCAAGGGCCCCATGTGGTGGGAGCTCAAGGTGGCCCCCTCATCCTGGAGGTGGGCTGTGGATCAGGAGCCATTTCCCTCAGCCTGCTGAGCAAGCTCCCACAG AGCCGAGTCATTGCTGTGGACAAGGGAGAAGCTGCCGTCTGCCTGGCCCATGAGAATGCTCAGAG GCTTCGGTTGCAAGACAGGATTCGGATCATCCCCTTCGATGTGACCTTAG AGGGGAGCTGGGCACATCTTCTACCCTGGGGCCCTGTGGACCTGGTCGTCAGCAACCCTCCCTACGTCTTCCACCGGGACATGGAGAAGCTGGCCCCTGAGATCCTCAG CTATGAAGATCCACTAGCCCTGGACGGTGGGGAGGAGGGCATGGACATCATTACCCACATCCTGGCCCTGGCACCTCGGCTCCTGAAGGACTCTGG AAGCATCTTCTTGGAAGTGGACTCAAGACACCCAGAGCTCGTCGGCAGCTGGCTTCAGAGCCAGCCTGACCTGTCCCTCCATCTTGTGGCTGTGCGCAGGGACTTCTGTGGGAG GCCCCGGTTCCTACATATCAGGAGGTGTGGGCCACAGCATGGTTGCCCTGTGGATGCCTGGCCAGGGCCCCAACCTGCCAGAGTGCCTGGCTGA
- the HEMK1 gene encoding MTRF1L release factor glutamine methyltransferase isoform X2: MLRALLSGLGWRGGIWGCTFSSQQPHLPPARLLNATELVSHWTVVFKKRGIPEARESSEYIVAHVLGAKTFQSLRPGLWTQPLSPWQLQYVQELSSYRLQRMPVQYILGEWDFQGLSLKMAPPVFIPRPETEELVEWVLEEVTQGPHVVGAQGGPLILEVGCGSGAISLSLLSKLPQSRVIAVDKGEAAVCLAHENAQRLRLQDRIRIIPFDVTLEGSWAHLLPWGPVDLVVSNPPYVFHRDMEKLAPEILSYEDPLALDGGEEGMDIITHILALAPRLLKDSGSIFLEVDSRHPELVGSWLQSQPDLSLHLVAVRRDFCGRLERPGKTQSPGRFPRMHWVPNTGMNKCRRS, from the exons ATGCTGAGGGCCCTCCTATCtggcctggggtggaggggaggcatTTGGGGCTGCACCTTCAGCTCACAGCAACCCCATCTGCCTCCGGCTCGGTTGTTGAATGCCACAGAACTAGTCAGCCACTGGACAGTGGTCTTTAAGAAAAGGGGCATCCCTGAGGCCCGGGAATCCAGTGAGTACATCGTGGCTCATGTCCTTGGAGCCAAAACA TTTCAGAGCCTGAGGCCAGGACTTTGGACCCAGCCCCTGAGCCCTTGGCAGTTACAGTATGTCCAGGAGCTGAGTAGCTACCGATTGCAAAG GATGCCTGTGCAGTACATCCTTGGTGAGTGGGACTTTCAGGGCCTCAGTCTGAAGATGGCGCCCCCAGTGTTCATCCCTCGGCCAGAAACGGAG GAGCTGGTTGAATGGGTTCTGGAGGAGGTGACCCAAGGGCCCCATGTGGTGGGAGCTCAAGGTGGCCCCCTCATCCTGGAGGTGGGCTGTGGATCAGGAGCCATTTCCCTCAGCCTGCTGAGCAAGCTCCCACAG AGCCGAGTCATTGCTGTGGACAAGGGAGAAGCTGCCGTCTGCCTGGCCCATGAGAATGCTCAGAG GCTTCGGTTGCAAGACAGGATTCGGATCATCCCCTTCGATGTGACCTTAG AGGGGAGCTGGGCACATCTTCTACCCTGGGGCCCTGTGGACCTGGTCGTCAGCAACCCTCCCTACGTCTTCCACCGGGACATGGAGAAGCTGGCCCCTGAGATCCTCAG CTATGAAGATCCACTAGCCCTGGACGGTGGGGAGGAGGGCATGGACATCATTACCCACATCCTGGCCCTGGCACCTCGGCTCCTGAAGGACTCTGG AAGCATCTTCTTGGAAGTGGACTCAAGACACCCAGAGCTCGTCGGCAGCTGGCTTCAGAGCCAGCCTGACCTGTCCCTCCATCTTGTGGCTGTGCGCAGGGACTTCTGTGGGAG
- the HEMK1 gene encoding MTRF1L release factor glutamine methyltransferase isoform X4, whose protein sequence is MLRALLSGLGWRGGIWGCTFSSQQPHLPPARLLNATELVSHWTVVFKKRGIPEARESSEYIVAHVLGAKTFQSLRPGLWTQPLSPWQLQYVQELSSYRLQRMPVQYILGEWDFQGLSLKMAPPVFIPRPETEELVEWVLEEVTQGPHVVGAQGGPLILEVGCGSGAISLSLLSKLPQSRVIAVDKGEAAVCLAHENAQRLRLQDRIRIIPFDVTLEGSWAHLLPWGPVDLVVSNPPYVFHRDMEKLAPEILSYEDPLALDGGEEGMDIITHILALAPRLLKDSGYGWGVS, encoded by the exons ATGCTGAGGGCCCTCCTATCtggcctggggtggaggggaggcatTTGGGGCTGCACCTTCAGCTCACAGCAACCCCATCTGCCTCCGGCTCGGTTGTTGAATGCCACAGAACTAGTCAGCCACTGGACAGTGGTCTTTAAGAAAAGGGGCATCCCTGAGGCCCGGGAATCCAGTGAGTACATCGTGGCTCATGTCCTTGGAGCCAAAACA TTTCAGAGCCTGAGGCCAGGACTTTGGACCCAGCCCCTGAGCCCTTGGCAGTTACAGTATGTCCAGGAGCTGAGTAGCTACCGATTGCAAAG GATGCCTGTGCAGTACATCCTTGGTGAGTGGGACTTTCAGGGCCTCAGTCTGAAGATGGCGCCCCCAGTGTTCATCCCTCGGCCAGAAACGGAG GAGCTGGTTGAATGGGTTCTGGAGGAGGTGACCCAAGGGCCCCATGTGGTGGGAGCTCAAGGTGGCCCCCTCATCCTGGAGGTGGGCTGTGGATCAGGAGCCATTTCCCTCAGCCTGCTGAGCAAGCTCCCACAG AGCCGAGTCATTGCTGTGGACAAGGGAGAAGCTGCCGTCTGCCTGGCCCATGAGAATGCTCAGAG GCTTCGGTTGCAAGACAGGATTCGGATCATCCCCTTCGATGTGACCTTAG AGGGGAGCTGGGCACATCTTCTACCCTGGGGCCCTGTGGACCTGGTCGTCAGCAACCCTCCCTACGTCTTCCACCGGGACATGGAGAAGCTGGCCCCTGAGATCCTCAG CTATGAAGATCCACTAGCCCTGGACGGTGGGGAGGAGGGCATGGACATCATTACCCACATCCTGGCCCTGGCACCTCGGCTCCTGAAGGACTCTGGGTATGGCTGGGGTGTCTCCTGA